The following proteins are encoded in a genomic region of Magallana gigas chromosome 1, xbMagGiga1.1, whole genome shotgun sequence:
- the LOC105319880 gene encoding uncharacterized protein DDB_G0271670: MPLARRKIPIICNFHFFLTDVITCSNNFSDTKTSAKQELAERTEAPKDVAVVSEKDGKRERKMTSKMEESTKDVTRSAVKPAKKGNLQTNGKRKKSSKKELPSASCLESVETLPDKSKKKKSKDASIKKATEKNKKDISHVADILMSSLMEEEDSNNSSSLKSGSQSTGDPKLASQLSLTSSRSSSPTPLFSAQPETATTSSRTPQSSSSWTPHLSSSWTPHSSSTWTPYSSSTWTPQSQPVSSSWTHHCESSWTQQQSQSHFSLWTPQPQQHPSSSWTSPQSSGTSLHSQEGGYQSSSSLSGEAVVVSMDIDRLQTSQTYQSSCRSCDQLKFNIETLQRQLYELQQTYSVYNTRLYQLEQQVTQMKSNIQGTVAGISGLQDQQPTVEVVSEILYNGFTKAQLEHDLPSRGWKSDAKWLLRRMFSLAELKGHSITGHHGSKKTGAARPPLENRDKLRVLYDIIKEKYPGRMITDINLVLADVVKPSAAGMSSTL; the protein is encoded by the exons ATGCCCCTTgcacgtagaaaaattccaattatttgcaattTCCATTTTTTCCTCACAGATGTGATAACATGCTCTAATAATTTTTCAGATACCAAAACTTCTGCAAAGCAAGAACTTGCAGAAAGGACCGAAGCACCCAAAGATGTTGCTGTAGTGTCAGAAAAAGATGggaaaagagagagaaaaatgaCCTCAAAGATGGAAGAGAGTACAAAG GATGTCACAAGGTCCGCAGTAAAGCCTGCGAAAAAAGGCAATCTGCAGACAAACGGAAAG agaaaaaaatcaagtaaaaaaGAATTGCCATCAGCTTCATGTCTTGAAAGTGTTGAGACATTACca GATAAATCAAAGAAGAAGAAAAGTAAGGACGCTTCCATTAAAAAggcaacagaaaaaaat AAGAAAGATATATCTCATGTTGCTGACATATTAATGTCCTCGCTAATGGAGGAGGAAGATTCCAACAATTCTTCATCCCTGAAAAGTGGATCACAATCTACTGGAGACCCAAAACTAGCAAGCCAGCTTTCTTTGACATCATCAAGATCATCGTCTCCAACACCTTTATTTTCTGCACAGCCAGAAACAGCGACAACCTCATCAAGGACACCACAGTCATCGTCGTCATGGACACCACATTTGTCCTCATCATGGACGCCACATTCATCATCAACATGGACACCTTATTCATCATCAACATGGACACCACAATCCCAACCAGTATCATCCTCATGGACACACCATTGTGAATCATCATGGACACAACAACAATCCCAGTCACATTTTTCACTCTGGACACCACAGCCCCAACAACATCCATCTTCATCTTGGACATCACCTCAGTCGTCAGGTACATCGCTTCATTCCCAGGAGGGTGGTTATCAGTCCTCAAGTTCCTTATCAGGAGAGGCTGTTGTAGTGTCAATGGATATTGACAGACTTCAGACAAGCCAGACGTATCAATCCTCTTGTAGAAGCTGTGACCAattgaaatttaacatagagACTCTGCAGCGTCAGTTATATGAATTGCAGCAGACATACTCTGTCTACAACACCAGATTATATCAG CTTGAACAGCAGGTGACACAAATGAAGTCGAATATTCAAGGAACTGTGGCAGGCATCAGTGGACTACAG GATCAACAACCAACAGTTGAAGTAGTTTCAGAAATTCTATATAATGGATTTACAAAG gCACAGCTGGAACATGACCTTCCTAGCAGAGGATGGAAGTCTGATGCTAAGTGGCTGCTAAGGAGAATGTTTTCATTAGCAGAACTGAAAGGCCATTCTATAACTGGCCATCATGGCAGCAAAAAGACTGGAGCAGCTCGGCCCCCGTTAGAAAACCGAGACAAACTTCGAGTCCTTTATG ACATCATAAAGGAAAAGTATCCTGGCCGAATGATTACAGACATTAATTTAGTGCTTGCTGATGTGGTCAAACCGTCTGCAGCTGGGATGTCATCAACTCTTTAA